The sequence below is a genomic window from Mycobacterium sp. ITM-2016-00316.
GGGTTGGTCAGCGCGGAGATGGAGAGACCGACGGTGTGCGTGCGACCGGCCGCGAGCGAACGGGCCACCCCGTTGCGGCGGTAGCCGATTTCCTCGATGGCCGCCTCGACGCGCAGGCGCGTGGCGGTGTTGACCTTGCGGGTGCCGTTGAGCACATGCGACACCGTGGACGGCGAGACACCGGCGATACGGGCGACATCGCCCATGGTCTTCATCGGAGGCGCACGATGCGGTCCGCGCGGCCGGCGGTCGACTCGATCAACTGCGCGTTGCGCTCGTCGGATCCGAGGGCCCAGAACGTCGCTTCTTCCGGGGACTTGCCGTACGCCTCGTGCCGGCGCACGAGCCGGGCATGCCGAATGTCGGTGTCGGGAGCCAGGAACCACACCTGGTCGATATGGGACCGCGCCGCGGGCCACGCGTCGGATTCCAGCAGCAGGTAGTTGCCTTCGGTGACCACGAGCGGCACCGCAGGTGGGACGGGAATGGAGGAGCCGATCGACTCTTCGATCTCACGCCGGAAGCGCGGGGCGTAGATGACGGGGTCGTCCGGGCGCTGGGCCCGCACGCTCGCGATCAGCCGCGCGTACCCGCCGTCGTCGAAGGTGTCGTGTGCACCCTTGCGGTTCAGGCGACCCAGGTCGATCAGGACCTCGTTGGCCAGATGGAAGCCGTCCATGGGCACCAGAACCGCGGCCTCGGGGCCCAGTGCGGTGACGAGTTGCTCGGCGACGGTGGACTTCCCGGCTCCTGGGGCGCCGGTGAGTCCGAGGATGCGGCGTTCGCCGGGCACGACGAGACCTCTGGCCGACTCGACCAGTTGGTCCAGGGTGGCGTCCTGCACGTCCTGCTCGAGGGTCACCATTCTCGCTTTCGGGTGTGTGCTGCGTGAAGGTCGCTGGGGAGTTGGTCCAGCCATGCGCGCGGGCCGACTATCGAACACCGTAGTGCCGCCACCCTGGCTGAGCGATCGATGCGCTCGGTGATACTGCTCGCGCTCTGGGTCGCGTGATACGAGTACGCACCGTGGAAGGCGTCGCCGGCGCCCAGCGTGTCGAGCACCGTGACCCGCGGCACCGGCACGGATCCAGATCTGCCGTCCG
It includes:
- a CDS encoding nucleoside/nucleotide kinase family protein encodes the protein MTLEQDVQDATLDQLVESARGLVVPGERRILGLTGAPGAGKSTVAEQLVTALGPEAAVLVPMDGFHLANEVLIDLGRLNRKGAHDTFDDGGYARLIASVRAQRPDDPVIYAPRFRREIEESIGSSIPVPPAVPLVVTEGNYLLLESDAWPAARSHIDQVWFLAPDTDIRHARLVRRHEAYGKSPEEATFWALGSDERNAQLIESTAGRADRIVRLR